The following is a genomic window from Bacillota bacterium.
TTGAACTTTAAGGAATCATCCTCTCGTAAAACCATTTCATTTCTGAAATTCCCTGCTTCCATCTTTAATGAAGCAAGTAGGTCATTGACTTCAGGAGAAGCCTCTTCCCAAACACTTGCCATAAATTGAGTAATAAACGGGTGTGTTTTCATTGCAGCCATTTTCATCTTGCTGGAAACCAGAATGCGGTTAAACAGATCGGTTTCTGAATCAAGTATCGTTTGGTCAAACGAAGGCATAATGATTTTCATACAATATTCCAACAGGTAGGTATACAGTTGTTTTTTGCTGCCAAAGTACTGAAATACGGATGCCTTTGAAATATGCGCCGTTACAGCAATATCGTTGACAGAAGCCTTATCATATCCAAACTTACCAAAGCACTGGAGTGCCGCATTGATGATGGTAATTTGCTTTTCCTCGCTTAGTGCAAAAAATTTGTCCATTTAATTTCTCCTTTCAAGTGACCGATTCGGTTATTCACAGTATAGCACCGATAACCGATTCGGTCAAGTGATTAGAAATCTAATTCTATGCCAACATCCACTACAAAAAAACGCCTGTACGAGCATTTCTCATGCCCGCACAGGCGGCTTGCTTTATCTTTGGCAATCAATCCAAAGGTTTATATTCTGTTACAGTTTTCAAGTAGGTTTCCGTATCGCCGTTGAGGATCAAATCCGCATAGGCTGCCGGATCGTTGTAAATCAGCCAGTCCAGTTCTGACCGCTGATACATATTGTCTGCAACCTCGTTCTCCACGGCGGTGCAGTCTATAGAAATCATACTGCCGTCTGCATATTTCAGCTCGACACAAGCGGTGTCCATATTGAACTCACAAGAAATCACCTTATCCATAAGAACCTCCAAAATACGGGATTAAATCATCCCAAAATATTTCATTGCTTCTCGGATTGCGTTCTCTTTCTCGGACGGACACTGGGGCTGTCTGGAATCCTCCGCTTTCGGCAGATTGTAGTTCTTTCCGACCTCCAACCCGCACTTTCTTTTGATTTGAGAGATATACAGGTTAGATACCTTTAGTCCGCTATGCTCCAACACATAGTCTTTAATCTGCGTGTAGGTTGCCTTATCTTGAAAATCAGACATATCCATATCTTCCAAAGAGAACTCAACCCGAACCTTTTTCGAGTCGATCTCACCCTTGGAAAGCAAGACAACCGTTTCAACGTGATATGTCTGGGGAAACATGTCCACCGGCTGCACTTTATGAACTAGGTAGCCTTCATCGGTCAAGCCCCTCAGGTCACGCGCTAAGGTAGCCGGATTACAGGATACATAGACAATTCGTTCCGGCCGAGCCGAAGCCAGCGCCGCCAGGACTTCCGGACGGCAGCCCTGGCGCGGCGGATCGAGCACCACTACCTCAGGCTGAATACCTTGCGCTCTTAGCTCCGGTAGTACTTTTTCCACCTCTCCCACCTTAAAACGAGCGTTATCAATGCCGTTCTCCCGGGCATTGCGTCTGGCATCGTCTATTGCTGCCGGTATCACTTCTATACCATGAATGGCTTTTGCCTGTTCGGCCAAGAACAAAGAAATAGTGCCAATACCACAGTAAGCATCAACAACTACTTCTTTCCCCGTGAGCCCGGCATAGGTCCGGACTTGTTCGTACAAGCGAACAGTTTGAAAGGGATTGACCTGAAAGAACGATCCCCCGGAAATATGAAATCGGTAAGGACCTAAATAGTCGGTGATTGTAGGTCTGCCATGGAGAAGTTGCCATTTAGGTCCCAAGATAACGTTGGTTCGCTTGGCATTGATGTTTAATAGTAAGCTGGTAAGTTCGGGCACGTCGGTGACCAGCCTCTCGGCTAACCGGGTTAGCCGGGGCCTGTCAGCACCGGTGGTCACCACAACCGTCATAATCTCTCCTGTAGTCACTGCTACTCGAACCAGCAAATGGCGTAGAAGACCGCTGCCGCTGGTCTCATTGTACGCCGAGATTTTTAGTTGATTGACGGCTGAGACAAACTGCCGCAGGACAACATTTATCTTCGGATGCAGCAGCAAACACTCTTTCGTCTCTATTACTTGGTGGCTCCGCGGCGCAAACAACCCTGCTGACACCAAGCCGTCTTTTTCCGCCAACGGAAACGAGGCTTTATTCCTATACGCCCACGGTCTGTCCATTCCCAAGGTGGGCAATACCTGTACTCGGTCCATCTTGCCGATATGGATAAGGGCCCGCTCTACCACCTGTTGCTTAAACTGCAGCTGCTCAGAATAATCTAAGTGCTGCAATTGACAGCCGCCGCAGCGGTCATAGGTGGGGCAGCTGCTATTCGATCGGTGTGGAGACGTACGCACAATCCCTTCGGGCAACGCCCGGGCGTAGTGCTTTTGCACCGAAATCACCTGGGCTGTAACTGTCTCTTGAGGTAAGGCGCCAGGGACAAACACTGTGAAGCCTTTGAATCGCCCTACTCCTTCTGCATTGGACGCTAAATCTTCTACGGTTAGTTGCACCAAATCACCTTTAGCCAGTGGCGGCCTATTCACTCTTACCTCTCCCATTCCCTCGGTTTACAGATAATCTCGCGGATCTTCGTTTGCAGGAACTGGCCTGAATGGGCCGGACGCAGCACCAAAGCCGTGTCGGCCCCTCGGCTGGAGCCGCCCACCGCAACAACATCGTGGCCATGAGAAATCAAACCGGCATCCAGGGCCATAACGGCCACTTCCACCGCTACTTTGGTACCTTGCCCGAATAATCGCAGAGTATCAGACACCACCATTCCAGGATCGTAACCACCGTGAGCCAGCACGATTCCCCGATTCACTCCCCGAAACAGATGGGTGGTGGTCAACACCTTTATTCCTGCTGCCTGCAGTTCGTGCCTTGCGTCTGCCGGCATTTCATCGCCGCCCGGCTCGCGAAATCCCACCTGATGAGTCACGCACACTATGTCTAAGCCTGAATCTAGAAACTTACGGGCCGTAGCCCCTGTATTGGAGGCCACTACCACTTGCTTAATCCCTAATTCTTTGGCCCTGGTTACAGCCGCCGTTACCGTTGCTTCAGTATTAACTCTGCCGCTCTGTTCCCATAAGAGCATGACCGCATCGCCCCCTATCTCTTTTTGGATCTATTCGTTCTTAGACCCTCCGTTTCCTGCTCACTCAGACCTGCACCCACACTGTGTTCACTTATCAATTAGCAAGAACCGGAGCAGTGGATAATTCCGATCACTGTCGGGCACTGATAATTTAAACTACCACCAGAAGGAGCTGCAGACCATGAATCAACAACAGAGCTACCTGGTCAATCTGGTTAATCAACTACTGGACACTGTTCACCAACAGCAACTACAAGCTGACCAAAATAACCAAACTACCCTGAGCCAAGCCTCCAGCGCCAAATTAGATCGGCAACGGTTGGATCAGATTATGCAAGTTCTAACCGAAATTAAGTCTGGGCT
Proteins encoded in this region:
- a CDS encoding TetR/AcrR family transcriptional regulator yields the protein MDKFFALSEEKQITIINAALQCFGKFGYDKASVNDIAVTAHISKASVFQYFGSKKQLYTYLLEYCMKIIMPSFDQTILDSETDLFNRILVSSKMKMAAMKTHPFITQFMASVWEEASPEVNDLLASLKMEAGNFRNEMVLREDDSLKFKNPEDAQPVYNMLLVMAEGYAARYRNAAVFDFETVMNEFEKTISILKNNFYKEEYLK
- the rlmD gene encoding 23S rRNA (uracil(1939)-C(5))-methyltransferase RlmD; this translates as MNRPPLAKGDLVQLTVEDLASNAEGVGRFKGFTVFVPGALPQETVTAQVISVQKHYARALPEGIVRTSPHRSNSSCPTYDRCGGCQLQHLDYSEQLQFKQQVVERALIHIGKMDRVQVLPTLGMDRPWAYRNKASFPLAEKDGLVSAGLFAPRSHQVIETKECLLLHPKINVVLRQFVSAVNQLKISAYNETSGSGLLRHLLVRVAVTTGEIMTVVVTTGADRPRLTRLAERLVTDVPELTSLLLNINAKRTNVILGPKWQLLHGRPTITDYLGPYRFHISGGSFFQVNPFQTVRLYEQVRTYAGLTGKEVVVDAYCGIGTISLFLAEQAKAIHGIEVIPAAIDDARRNARENGIDNARFKVGEVEKVLPELRAQGIQPEVVVLDPPRQGCRPEVLAALASARPERIVYVSCNPATLARDLRGLTDEGYLVHKVQPVDMFPQTYHVETVVLLSKGEIDSKKVRVEFSLEDMDMSDFQDKATYTQIKDYVLEHSGLKVSNLYISQIKRKCGLEVGKNYNLPKAEDSRQPQCPSEKENAIREAMKYFGMI